The sequence TGCCTACAACCAGCAGTTTCCGGCGTTGTTTGCCTGGCTCAAGGGCGCTGTTCAGCGCGTCGATCATTACGGTTCGATCTGCACCGGCGCCTTTGTACTGGGCCATGCCGGATTGCTGGACGGTTATCGGGTGACCACCCACTGGAACTACACCGAACGGCTGATCAAGGGCTTTCCGAGAGCCCATGTCACCACGGATCAGATCTATGTCGAAGATCGCAATCTGATCACCTCGGGCGGTGTCACGGCCGGGATCGATATGGCGCTCGCCGTCATCGCCCGCGATCACGGCAAAAAACTTGCCCAGGATGTGGCCAAAGTCCTGCTGGTGGTGATGAAGCGGCAGGGCGGGCAGGCGCAGTTCAGTCCGCTGATGGCTGCCGTGGCGCCGCAGGAAACACCGATCACCCGCGCGCAAAGCTACGTGCTGGAGCATCTCGACGAAGCGTTCACGGTCGAGCGCATGGCCGCCATCGCCAACATGAGTGCGCGGCACTTTGCACGGGTGTTCGCCCGTGACATCAGCATGACGCCGATGGAGTTTCTGCAAAGTGCGCGCATCGACTGCGCGCGCAATCTGCTGGAAACCAGCGATCTGCCGCTTAAAACCGTGGCTTACAAAAGTGGCTTCGGCAGTGTGCGGCACATGCGTTCGCTGTTCGCTGAAAAGCTCGGCCTGACCCCTGCGCAATACCGCGAACAGTT comes from Pseudomonas sp. RU47 and encodes:
- a CDS encoding GlxA family transcriptional regulator codes for the protein MKTVAMVLFPDFLLLDMAGPLEVFSVANRYLKAEAHYQLITLGTERGPLRASNGVLVHADRAIDDADTERYDLLLVPGGPGAYNQQFPALFAWLKGAVQRVDHYGSICTGAFVLGHAGLLDGYRVTTHWNYTERLIKGFPRAHVTTDQIYVEDRNLITSGGVTAGIDMALAVIARDHGKKLAQDVAKVLLVVMKRQGGQAQFSPLMAAVAPQETPITRAQSYVLEHLDEAFTVERMAAIANMSARHFARVFARDISMTPMEFLQSARIDCARNLLETSDLPLKTVAYKSGFGSVRHMRSLFAEKLGLTPAQYREQFS